The following are from one region of the Haloactinomyces albus genome:
- a CDS encoding putative bifunctional diguanylate cyclase/phosphodiesterase: protein MTEQRDRREFVRQWTQSVLGHTYVPKARPEVQAFLDECTGKLLDSLVSEPFSTGPATEVGTRLVDVHIVDGKALEGTLELVATDLPKLVEHLDGEVLLSRMIALIGAIGRGFAGGLRVRTLSEQEVIKQAVLQARDAAEEALRASEARFRAVFTSSVLGIAIVALDGTIEDVNQAMASIFHTSGEQLVGGTVFDLADEDWLRDLREAEGLLVTEVEQQFRLDTRFSAHDESVVWTEVSGSLVHDAHGHPEYQVLLYADITDRRMLQEQLHRQAMHDPLTGLANRTLLKSRMEAALAPTEAGRRVALCYLDLDGFKAINDSLGHPIGDELLCAVAHHLQVTCEEEGALAARMGGDEFVVLVPDSPGVQAVLELVERILREITRPVRFSSHELTASASVGVVERAVAGTGSEELLSDADLTLYRAKAEGKAQWVLFDPERNAAAKRRFKLSATLPAALENDEFFVEYHPVAWLEDNGLVAVHSRVRWDHPEFGELDAASFLDMAEETGAITRLGNWVLRQACEHAARWTRTLGVAAPVVGVDLSPRHFRDPELVAGVQRILIETGVSARQLRLGIPESALFDEQGDPVDVLDIFAEMGIGLVVQDFGSDYTRLARLRGLPVQGVELTGDYLDGLADPAGPDPLNEHLVHSLVASARLLDLDVVAVDVRTEEQARRLRKMGVHVARGDHIGAAASAMEIEIMISEHGYPVS, encoded by the coding sequence ATGACCGAACAGCGGGATCGGCGCGAGTTCGTCCGGCAGTGGACGCAGTCGGTCCTCGGCCACACTTACGTGCCGAAAGCCCGCCCCGAGGTCCAAGCTTTCCTGGACGAGTGCACCGGGAAACTCCTCGACTCGCTGGTGAGCGAACCGTTCTCCACCGGCCCGGCAACCGAGGTCGGTACCCGACTCGTCGATGTGCACATCGTCGACGGCAAGGCGCTGGAAGGCACCCTCGAACTCGTCGCGACGGACCTGCCGAAACTGGTCGAGCACCTCGACGGCGAAGTCCTGCTGTCCCGGATGATCGCACTGATCGGTGCGATCGGCCGGGGCTTCGCCGGGGGACTGCGCGTACGCACCCTGTCCGAGCAGGAGGTCATCAAGCAGGCGGTGCTGCAAGCCAGGGATGCCGCCGAGGAGGCGCTGCGGGCCAGCGAGGCCCGTTTCCGTGCGGTGTTCACCTCCTCGGTTCTGGGGATCGCCATCGTCGCCCTGGACGGCACGATCGAGGACGTGAACCAGGCCATGGCGAGCATCTTCCACACCTCGGGGGAACAGCTGGTCGGTGGCACCGTGTTCGACCTCGCCGACGAGGACTGGCTGCGGGATCTTCGGGAAGCCGAGGGACTGCTGGTTACCGAGGTCGAGCAGCAGTTCCGGCTCGACACCCGCTTCAGCGCCCACGACGAGAGCGTGGTGTGGACCGAGGTCTCGGGGTCCCTGGTGCACGACGCCCACGGCCATCCGGAGTACCAGGTGCTGCTCTACGCCGATATCACCGACCGGCGCATGCTCCAGGAGCAGTTGCACCGCCAGGCCATGCACGACCCGCTGACGGGACTTGCCAACCGGACACTGCTCAAATCGCGCATGGAGGCGGCACTCGCCCCGACGGAGGCCGGGCGGCGCGTCGCGCTGTGCTACCTCGACCTCGATGGATTCAAAGCCATCAACGACAGCCTGGGGCATCCCATCGGAGACGAGCTGCTGTGCGCGGTCGCACACCACCTGCAGGTGACCTGCGAGGAGGAGGGAGCGCTCGCCGCCCGGATGGGGGGTGACGAGTTCGTGGTACTCGTCCCGGACTCCCCCGGAGTGCAGGCCGTGCTGGAACTGGTCGAACGGATCCTGCGCGAGATCACCAGGCCCGTGCGGTTCTCCTCGCACGAGCTCACCGCCTCGGCCAGCGTCGGCGTCGTGGAGCGTGCGGTCGCCGGAACGGGATCGGAGGAATTGCTCAGCGATGCCGATCTCACCCTGTACCGGGCCAAGGCCGAGGGTAAGGCGCAGTGGGTCCTGTTCGATCCGGAGCGCAACGCCGCCGCGAAACGGCGTTTCAAGCTCTCGGCCACCCTGCCCGCGGCACTGGAGAACGACGAGTTCTTCGTGGAGTACCACCCGGTCGCATGGCTGGAGGACAACGGTCTCGTCGCGGTGCACTCCCGGGTGCGCTGGGATCATCCCGAGTTCGGTGAGCTCGATGCGGCGAGCTTCCTCGACATGGCCGAGGAGACCGGCGCGATCACGCGCCTCGGTAACTGGGTGCTGCGGCAGGCGTGTGAGCATGCCGCGCGCTGGACACGGACTCTCGGAGTGGCCGCCCCGGTGGTCGGCGTGGACCTGTCACCACGGCACTTCCGCGATCCCGAACTGGTCGCCGGGGTGCAGCGGATTCTGATCGAGACCGGGGTGTCCGCGCGGCAGCTTCGTCTGGGGATCCCCGAGTCCGCGCTGTTCGACGAGCAGGGCGATCCCGTGGACGTGCTGGACATCTTCGCGGAGATGGGCATCGGTCTGGTCGTGCAGGATTTCGGCAGCGACTACACGCGGCTCGCCCGGTTGCGGGGGCTGCCGGTGCAGGGAGTCGAGCTCACCGGAGACTACCTGGACGGTCTGGCAGACCCCGCGGGCCCGGATCCGTTGAACGAACACCTGGTGCACAGCCTGGTCGCCTCGGCACGGTTGCTGGACTTGGACGTCGTCGCCGTGGATGTGCGCACCGAGGAGCAGGCGAGGCGGCTGCGCAAGATGGGTGTGCACGTGGCGCGGGGAGACCACATCGGTGCCGCGGCCTCGGCGATGGAGATCGAGATCATGATCTCCGAACACGGTTATCCTGTCTCGTAG
- a CDS encoding helix-turn-helix domain-containing protein, translated as MNHVELPEIPTVSPTVGRRWLAAEIRRLREAAGLKQGDVAKRLRCGTAKIAHMESMRNTISGPDLELMLSLFGVPAERVDWYLQLADFAKERGWWDGNRAVPGWFSLYIGLEWGAGEIREWEMGFPPGILQTRSYIEALIRSEDGPSEVVLQEQVAARLRRQEAFKRTEHPLTVHAIVDEAALRRRVGGPRIMREQYEYLAEVQATANVTVQVMPFGAGQHRGHLGSFQWLGFPRAGDPGVVYVENQRGGLYLEEVEEIATFNGVFEALAEQALSPPDSTKFLTDLAKETV; from the coding sequence GTGAATCACGTGGAGCTGCCGGAGATTCCGACGGTCAGTCCGACCGTCGGTCGACGCTGGCTTGCAGCGGAGATCCGTCGGCTCCGTGAGGCGGCCGGTTTGAAGCAGGGCGATGTCGCCAAGCGTCTGCGCTGCGGTACGGCGAAGATCGCGCACATGGAGAGCATGCGCAACACCATCAGCGGTCCCGACCTGGAGCTGATGCTCTCGTTGTTCGGCGTACCCGCGGAGCGTGTCGACTGGTATCTGCAACTGGCCGACTTCGCCAAGGAAAGAGGCTGGTGGGATGGTAACCGAGCCGTTCCCGGCTGGTTTTCGCTTTACATCGGACTCGAATGGGGTGCCGGTGAGATTCGCGAATGGGAGATGGGCTTCCCACCCGGTATCTTGCAGACCCGCTCCTATATCGAAGCCTTGATTCGTTCCGAGGACGGTCCGTCCGAGGTCGTGCTCCAGGAACAGGTTGCGGCGCGTCTGCGGCGACAGGAGGCGTTCAAGCGGACCGAACATCCGCTGACCGTGCACGCGATTGTCGACGAGGCTGCGCTGCGACGACGTGTCGGTGGGCCGAGGATCATGCGCGAGCAGTACGAGTACTTGGCCGAGGTGCAGGCCACGGCGAATGTCACGGTTCAGGTGATGCCGTTTGGTGCCGGGCAGCATCGCGGGCATCTTGGTTCTTTTCAGTGGCTGGGGTTTCCGCGTGCGGGTGATCCGGGCGTGGTGTACGTGGAGAATCAGCGCGGCGGCCTGTACCTGGAGGAAGTCGAGGAGATCGCCACGTTCAACGGCGTGTTCGAAGCTCTTGCGGAGCAGGCGCTTTCTCCACCGGACTCCACGAAGTTCCTGACCGATCTTGCCAAGGAGACAGTGTGA
- the thrS gene encoding threonine--tRNA ligase has product MSVLPPEAQQALRVKVPAGTTAGHAIHEAGLPSKGEDAIVVVRDAGGALRDLDWAPESDVEVEAVGANTEDGRSVIRHSAAHVLAQAVQQQFDEAKLGIGPPVKDGFYYDFDVARPFTPEDLQALEKRMKQIIKSGQKFSRRRLDSVEQARGELADEPYKLELIDLKSGSEEVDTSEVMEVGGGDLTVYDNIDRHGDTVWGDLCRGPHVPHTRFIPAFKLMRTAAAYWRGDQNNQQLQRIYGTAWESKEQLDTHLEWLAEAERRDHRRIGAELDLFSFPEEIGSGLPVFHPKGGVIRREMEEYSRRRHEEAGYEFVNSPHITKGGLFETSGHLPYYADTMFPPVAFEGEDYYLKAMNCPMHNLIFRSRGRSYRELPLRLFEFGTVYRYEKSGVVHGLTRVRGLTMDDSHIYCTKEQMPGELQSLLWFVLDLLADYGLSDFYLELSTRDDSPKFIGDPQEWADATETLRRAAEESGLELVPDPGGAAYYGPKISVQAKDALGRSWQMSTIQLDFNQPKRFGLEYTASDGSKQQPVMIHRALFGSIERFFGVLTEHYAGAFPAWLSPVQVVGIPIADEHTEHLRGVSEALRARGVRVEIDSSDDRMQKKIRNHTTQKVPFLLLAGGKDVEAGAVSFRFRDGTQLNGVTVERAVDALTRWVDRRENASPTAENFEAELA; this is encoded by the coding sequence GTGTCCGTATTGCCACCCGAAGCCCAGCAAGCCCTCCGGGTGAAGGTGCCTGCGGGCACTACGGCCGGACACGCCATCCACGAGGCAGGGCTGCCCTCCAAAGGGGAAGACGCGATCGTCGTGGTCCGCGACGCCGGTGGTGCGCTGCGTGATCTCGACTGGGCACCGGAATCCGACGTCGAGGTGGAGGCCGTCGGCGCCAACACCGAGGACGGTCGCAGCGTGATCCGGCACTCGGCCGCGCACGTGCTCGCACAGGCGGTCCAGCAGCAGTTCGACGAGGCCAAGCTGGGCATCGGCCCTCCTGTCAAGGACGGCTTCTACTACGACTTCGACGTGGCGCGGCCCTTTACGCCGGAAGACCTGCAGGCGCTCGAGAAGCGGATGAAGCAGATCATCAAGTCCGGTCAGAAGTTCTCCCGCCGCCGCCTGGACTCGGTCGAGCAGGCCCGCGGTGAGCTGGCCGACGAGCCGTACAAGCTGGAGCTGATCGACCTCAAGTCGGGTTCCGAGGAGGTCGACACCAGCGAGGTGATGGAGGTCGGTGGCGGTGACCTGACCGTCTACGACAACATCGATCGCCACGGCGATACCGTCTGGGGTGACCTGTGCCGCGGCCCGCACGTACCGCACACGCGCTTCATCCCCGCCTTCAAGCTGATGCGCACCGCCGCGGCGTACTGGCGCGGGGACCAGAACAACCAGCAGCTGCAACGCATCTACGGCACGGCATGGGAGTCGAAGGAGCAGCTCGATACGCACCTGGAGTGGTTGGCCGAGGCCGAGCGCCGCGACCATCGCCGGATCGGGGCGGAACTGGACCTGTTCTCCTTCCCCGAGGAGATCGGCTCCGGGCTGCCGGTGTTCCATCCCAAGGGCGGTGTGATCCGTCGTGAGATGGAGGAGTACTCACGGCGCAGGCACGAGGAGGCGGGCTACGAGTTCGTCAACTCGCCGCACATCACCAAGGGCGGGCTGTTCGAGACCTCCGGTCACCTGCCCTACTACGCGGACACGATGTTCCCGCCGGTGGCCTTCGAGGGCGAGGACTACTACCTCAAGGCCATGAACTGCCCGATGCACAACCTGATCTTCCGGTCGCGCGGCAGGTCCTACCGGGAGCTGCCGCTGCGGCTGTTCGAGTTCGGCACCGTGTACCGCTACGAGAAGTCCGGTGTGGTGCACGGACTCACCAGGGTTCGCGGGTTGACCATGGACGACTCGCACATCTACTGCACCAAGGAGCAGATGCCGGGCGAGCTGCAGTCGCTGCTGTGGTTCGTGCTCGACTTGCTGGCCGACTACGGGCTGAGCGACTTCTACCTCGAACTGTCCACGCGGGACGACTCCCCGAAGTTCATCGGCGACCCGCAGGAGTGGGCGGACGCAACCGAGACGTTGCGCCGGGCTGCGGAGGAATCCGGGCTCGAGCTGGTGCCCGACCCCGGCGGCGCGGCGTACTACGGGCCGAAGATCTCCGTGCAGGCCAAGGACGCGCTCGGGCGGTCGTGGCAGATGTCGACCATCCAGCTCGACTTCAACCAGCCGAAGCGGTTCGGGCTGGAGTACACCGCCTCCGACGGGTCCAAGCAGCAGCCGGTGATGATCCACCGCGCGCTGTTCGGGTCGATCGAGCGGTTCTTCGGCGTGCTCACCGAGCACTACGCGGGCGCGTTCCCGGCCTGGCTCTCTCCGGTGCAGGTTGTGGGCATCCCGATCGCCGATGAGCACACCGAGCACCTGCGGGGGGTCAGCGAGGCTCTGCGGGCGAGGGGAGTGCGGGTCGAGATCGACAGCAGTGACGACCGGATGCAGAAGAAGATCCGTAACCACACCACCCAGAAGGTCCCGTTCCTGCTGCTGGCAGGTGGCAAGGATGTCGAAGCGGGCGCGGTGTCCTTCCGCTTCCGCGACGGCACGCAGCTCAACGGAGTGACGGTGGAACGCGCGGTGGATGCGTTGACCCGGTGGGTCGACCGCCGGGAGAACGCCTCGCCGACCGCGGAGAATTTCGAGGCGGAGCTGGCGTGA
- a CDS encoding DUF397 domain-containing protein, producing MDSHIRDATLLTDVAWRKSTHSGQGGGQCVEVGAVPDLTDVVWRKSTRSGPNGGSCVEVGALPEQSVTAVRDSKDPGGPALLFGSAEWAVFVRSLR from the coding sequence ATGGACTCGCACATCCGGGATGCGACGCTGCTGACCGATGTGGCGTGGCGCAAGAGCACCCACAGCGGGCAAGGCGGCGGTCAGTGCGTCGAGGTGGGTGCGGTGCCCGATCTGACCGACGTGGTGTGGCGCAAGAGCACCCGCAGTGGCCCCAATGGGGGTTCGTGCGTCGAGGTGGGTGCGCTCCCCGAGCAGTCCGTGACTGCGGTGCGGGACTCGAAGGATCCGGGTGGCCCCGCCCTGCTGTTCGGTTCCGCCGAGTGGGCAGTGTTCGTGCGCAGCCTGCGCTGA
- a CDS encoding FAD-dependent oxidoreductase, with amino-acid sequence MTRPLRVAIIGSGPAGVYAADILSKAETPTDIDLLDRMPAPYGLVRYGVAPDHPRIKGIVDALHRILEKPGIRFLGNIDYGVDCKLDDLRHHYDSVIFATGAKDDRELDIPGIDLPHSHGAADFISWYDGYPEAPRDWTLDARSVAVVGAGNVALDVARVLAKQADDLLHTEIPDNVYQALKSSQVTDVHLFARRGPAQTKFTPLELRELDHQPGMELVVHPEGFELDEASEESIRTNNQVKTVVKTLQDWALRDGSTDSLRRLHFHFLRRPAEVLGTDRVEGLRTEVMELTGDGNVQGTGEFETVPVQALYRAVGYLGSPLADVPFDHDTGTVPNEGGRVLDLDGQHIPGVYTTGWIKRGPVGLIGHTKGDALETINNLLADTAGAGDGFRHAEPEPSDILQLLDERGVPYTTWDGWNRLDAHERSLGQARDRERIKVVGREEMVAISRDDR; translated from the coding sequence GTGACCCGCCCACTGCGAGTAGCGATCATCGGTTCCGGACCGGCCGGTGTGTATGCCGCGGACATCCTGTCCAAGGCGGAAACCCCCACCGACATCGACCTGCTGGACCGGATGCCCGCACCGTACGGTCTCGTTCGCTACGGGGTGGCCCCCGATCACCCACGCATCAAGGGCATCGTCGATGCGCTGCATCGCATTCTGGAGAAACCCGGCATCCGTTTCCTCGGCAACATCGACTACGGCGTCGACTGCAAGCTGGACGATCTGCGGCACCACTACGACTCGGTCATCTTCGCAACCGGCGCCAAGGACGATCGGGAATTGGACATCCCGGGAATCGACCTGCCACACAGCCACGGGGCCGCGGACTTCATCTCCTGGTATGACGGCTATCCCGAGGCCCCGCGCGACTGGACTCTCGACGCCCGCAGCGTCGCGGTCGTCGGTGCGGGCAATGTGGCGCTGGATGTCGCACGAGTACTGGCCAAGCAGGCCGACGACCTGTTGCACACCGAGATCCCGGACAACGTCTACCAAGCTCTGAAGTCCTCGCAGGTCACCGACGTACACCTGTTCGCACGGCGGGGACCGGCGCAAACCAAGTTCACTCCGCTGGAACTGCGGGAACTGGATCACCAGCCGGGAATGGAACTGGTGGTGCACCCGGAGGGTTTCGAGCTCGACGAGGCCAGTGAGGAATCCATCCGCACCAACAACCAGGTCAAGACCGTGGTCAAGACGCTGCAGGACTGGGCCCTGCGCGACGGCAGTACGGACTCGCTGCGCCGCCTGCACTTCCACTTCCTGCGCCGTCCGGCCGAAGTACTGGGTACCGACCGTGTCGAAGGCCTGCGCACCGAGGTCATGGAACTCACCGGGGACGGCAACGTGCAGGGCACCGGCGAGTTCGAAACCGTGCCCGTACAGGCCCTCTACCGTGCCGTGGGCTATCTCGGCTCCCCGCTGGCCGACGTCCCGTTCGACCACGACACGGGCACCGTGCCGAACGAGGGCGGTCGGGTGCTGGACCTCGACGGACAGCACATCCCCGGTGTCTACACCACCGGCTGGATCAAGCGCGGGCCGGTCGGGCTGATCGGGCACACCAAGGGCGACGCGCTGGAAACCATCAACAACCTGTTGGCCGACACCGCCGGTGCCGGCGACGGGTTCCGGCACGCCGAGCCGGAACCGTCCGACATCCTGCAGCTTCTGGACGAGCGTGGTGTCCCCTACACCACGTGGGACGGGTGGAATCGGCTCGACGCGCACGAGCGGTCGCTGGGGCAGGCTCGGGACCGCGAGCGCATCAAGGTCGTCGGCCGCGAGGAGATGGTCGCGATCTCGCGGGACGACCGGTAA
- a CDS encoding HIT family protein, with protein MPTPGSTEVSEQQGIGVPDALQRLWTPHRMSYIQGENKPKGEHSDGCPFCLLLDGQQSDDETLIVARDELVFAVLNLYPYNPGHLMVLPYRHVADYTDLTAAETVAVAECTQRAMRVIRSVSAPHGFNIGLNQGPVAGAGIAAHLHQHVVPRWGGDSNFMPVIGHTRVLPQLLGDTRRLLADAWQRVA; from the coding sequence ATCCCGACTCCCGGGAGTACCGAGGTTTCCGAGCAGCAGGGCATCGGTGTGCCCGATGCCCTGCAACGTCTGTGGACTCCGCATCGGATGTCCTATATCCAGGGGGAGAACAAACCGAAAGGGGAGCACAGCGACGGCTGTCCCTTCTGCCTGCTGCTCGACGGGCAGCAGTCCGACGACGAGACGCTCATCGTGGCCCGGGACGAGCTGGTCTTCGCGGTGCTCAACCTGTACCCGTACAACCCCGGCCATCTCATGGTGCTGCCGTATCGGCACGTGGCCGACTACACCGACCTGACGGCGGCGGAGACCGTCGCGGTCGCCGAGTGCACGCAGCGTGCGATGCGGGTGATCCGTAGCGTCTCGGCGCCGCACGGATTCAACATCGGTCTCAACCAGGGGCCGGTGGCCGGGGCCGGAATCGCCGCACACCTGCATCAGCACGTGGTTCCGCGCTGGGGCGGGGACTCGAACTTCATGCCGGTGATCGGCCATACCCGGGTGTTGCCGCAGCTGCTGGGGGACACTCGCCGGTTGCTCGCCGATGCGTGGCAGCGCGTGGCATAG
- a CDS encoding YceI family protein, protein MTATTQIPGYVTGTWDIDAVHSDVEFTLRHMGVGRSRGRFDKFEGRIVTAENPLESSVTATIDAASINTGQSDRDAHVRNADFLDVDNHPTLTFRSTAIREDGDDWVIDGELTLHGVTKPVSLATELGGFTDDGQGGKLLGLSASTTINRTDFGVGPDGGAMLGEKVKITLEIEATLRN, encoded by the coding sequence ATGACCGCCACCACCCAGATCCCCGGTTACGTCACGGGCACGTGGGACATCGACGCCGTGCACTCGGACGTCGAGTTCACGCTTCGCCACATGGGCGTCGGGAGGTCGCGTGGCCGCTTCGACAAGTTCGAGGGCCGGATCGTCACTGCCGAGAATCCGCTGGAGTCCTCGGTGACCGCGACCATCGATGCCGCGTCGATCAACACCGGCCAGAGTGACCGCGACGCCCACGTGCGCAACGCCGACTTCCTCGACGTCGACAACCACCCGACGCTGACCTTCCGCTCCACCGCCATCCGCGAGGACGGCGACGACTGGGTCATCGACGGCGAGTTGACTCTGCACGGCGTGACCAAGCCGGTATCACTGGCGACCGAACTCGGCGGCTTCACCGACGACGGCCAGGGCGGCAAGCTGCTCGGCCTGTCGGCGAGCACCACCATCAACCGGACCGACTTCGGTGTCGGCCCCGACGGTGGCGCCATGCTCGGCGAGAAGGTCAAGATCACACTGGAGATCGAGGCGACGCTGCGCAACTGA
- a CDS encoding SAM-dependent methyltransferase, which produces MEDRPSWLPKDVDLEKASAARCYDYYLGGAHNFAVDRELAQQVVAKVPQIKALAQDNRAFLRRAVRYCVSQGIRQFLDIGSGIPTVGNVHEIAQEADPEARVVYVDNEPVAVAHSRSILDGNERADVVQGDLADVAGVLASSPVERLLNFDEPIAVMMVALFHFVPDSAQPKRIVQQYSERMAPGSYLGFSHLTQDDFPEAGRNLIDLYANSSNPGTLRSRAEVTGLLSDFELVDPGVVHIPEWRPDSPEDRWEQPERSLGYAALGYKV; this is translated from the coding sequence ATGGAGGACCGACCAAGCTGGTTACCCAAGGACGTCGATCTGGAAAAAGCCAGTGCGGCCCGTTGCTACGACTACTACCTCGGCGGCGCGCACAACTTCGCCGTGGACCGCGAGCTCGCCCAGCAGGTCGTGGCGAAGGTGCCGCAGATCAAGGCGCTGGCCCAGGACAACCGCGCTTTCCTGCGCCGGGCGGTGCGCTACTGCGTCAGCCAGGGGATCCGTCAGTTCCTCGACATCGGTTCGGGGATCCCGACAGTGGGTAACGTCCACGAGATCGCTCAGGAGGCCGACCCGGAGGCTCGGGTGGTCTACGTGGACAACGAACCGGTGGCGGTTGCCCACAGCCGGTCGATTCTGGACGGCAACGAACGCGCCGACGTCGTGCAGGGCGACCTGGCCGACGTGGCGGGAGTCCTGGCGTCCTCGCCGGTCGAGCGACTGCTGAACTTCGACGAGCCCATCGCGGTGATGATGGTGGCGTTGTTCCACTTCGTGCCGGACTCGGCTCAGCCGAAACGGATCGTGCAGCAGTACAGCGAGCGGATGGCCCCCGGCAGCTACCTCGGTTTCTCGCACCTGACGCAGGATGATTTTCCCGAGGCGGGACGGAACCTGATCGACTTGTACGCCAACAGCAGCAACCCGGGAACGCTGCGCTCGCGTGCCGAGGTCACGGGCTTGCTGTCCGATTTCGAGCTCGTCGATCCCGGCGTGGTCCACATCCCGGAGTGGCGACCCGACAGTCCCGAGGACCGGTGGGAACAGCCCGAGCGATCGCTGGGGTACGCAGCACTCGGATACAAGGTGTGA
- the pgsA gene encoding phosphatidylinositol phosphate synthase gives MLNIFARAPVARISDPVGAWLVRRGLSPNAVTVIGTVVSVITALWFFPRGQLFIGTVVVTLFLLFDLLDGAMARAHGTVTRFGAVLDASCDRIADGALFGSLVWWALVVTDHHARGVGLLICLVSAQVISYVKARAEAHGLRADGGLAERAERLVVVLVGTGLYGLGVPHVLDIAVWTLAAVSLFTIGQRLYAVHLTSRTLE, from the coding sequence ATGCTCAACATCTTCGCGCGGGCTCCTGTTGCCCGGATCAGCGACCCGGTCGGTGCGTGGCTGGTGCGGCGCGGACTGTCCCCGAACGCCGTGACGGTAATCGGGACGGTGGTCAGTGTTATCACGGCACTGTGGTTCTTCCCGCGAGGGCAGTTGTTCATCGGCACCGTGGTGGTCACGCTCTTTCTGCTGTTCGACCTGCTCGACGGCGCGATGGCCCGGGCTCACGGGACGGTGACGAGGTTCGGCGCGGTTCTCGACGCGAGTTGCGACCGCATCGCCGACGGGGCTTTGTTCGGCTCGCTGGTGTGGTGGGCGCTTGTCGTGACCGATCACCACGCGCGGGGAGTGGGATTGCTGATCTGCCTGGTGAGCGCACAGGTGATCTCGTATGTGAAGGCCAGGGCCGAGGCACACGGACTTCGCGCCGATGGTGGACTGGCCGAGCGGGCCGAACGCCTCGTCGTGGTGCTCGTGGGAACCGGTCTGTACGGGCTGGGTGTGCCCCATGTCCTCGACATCGCGGTGTGGACTCTGGCGGCGGTGTCGCTGTTCACCATCGGTCAGCGCCTGTACGCCGTCCATCTCACGAGTCGCACGCTGGAGTGA